One part of the Rhodococcus oxybenzonivorans genome encodes these proteins:
- a CDS encoding MerR family transcriptional regulator: MPRSRRGVYGIAVTSELTGIGPQTLRLYERRGLLTPARTSGGTRRYSEEDLVRLGRIAELIEAGINLPGIQRILDLEAENAELLGRLHSAEHGGDRLKVEREEATA, from the coding sequence ATGCCCCGGTCGCGTCGTGGGGTGTATGGAATAGCGGTCACATCGGAGTTGACCGGAATCGGGCCGCAAACACTGCGGCTGTACGAACGGCGCGGATTGCTGACGCCTGCGCGGACCAGCGGCGGAACCCGTCGTTACAGCGAGGAAGATCTGGTTCGCCTCGGACGCATCGCCGAACTTATCGAAGCTGGCATCAACCTGCCGGGCATACAGCGGATTCTCGACCTCGAAGCGGAGAACGCTGAACTTCTGGGTCGTCTGCACTCGGCCGAACATGGAGGCGACCGCCTGAAGGTCGAACGTGAAGAGGCAACCGCCTGA
- a CDS encoding FAD-dependent oxidoreductase has translation MTFVITQPCCSDASCIPVCPVDCIRPRPGDPQYSTTEMLYIDPDTCIDCGECVSACPVDAIFSEFDLAATMTRYTDVNRGYFERHPLDTDTTPSPGKKKRPSKEGVTLRVAIIGTGPSACYTAEALLRRGGVEIDMFDRLPTPWGLVRGGVAPDHPKTKGVADMFASEFRSASLQFFLNVDVGKHVSLADLREHHHAVVYAVGASGDRRLDIPGEDLPGSHSATEFVAWYNGHPDYADRTFDLSGERAVIVGNGNVALDVARILTLDPDELAKTDIADHALQALRSSNIREVVVLGRRGPMQAAYSMPEFLALGYLPGVDVVIDDAELTLDPVSQAIYDDPDIEPSRKLALDLAREYAHSARTTGNKQIVFRYLVSPRHIRGGDRVESVELVHNILDGDLNAVGTESTTSVDTSLVLRSVGYRGEPVADVPFDEQRGVIPHDRGRVTGTVGVYTAGWIKRGPRGIIGTNRGDAEETVAMLLEDFEAGILPAPKADRAALAELVKRRGPQVIDKERWREIDAAEKAAGRIAGRPRVKLPVIDVASTND, from the coding sequence ATGACGTTCGTGATCACGCAACCTTGCTGCAGCGACGCGAGCTGCATTCCGGTGTGCCCCGTCGACTGCATCCGCCCGCGTCCGGGAGATCCGCAATACAGCACTACCGAAATGCTGTACATCGACCCCGACACCTGTATCGACTGCGGTGAATGCGTCAGTGCGTGCCCGGTGGATGCGATCTTCTCCGAGTTCGACCTTGCCGCCACGATGACCCGGTACACCGACGTCAATCGGGGCTACTTCGAGCGGCACCCACTCGATACGGACACCACCCCCTCGCCGGGCAAGAAGAAGCGTCCGTCGAAAGAGGGTGTCACACTGCGCGTTGCGATCATCGGCACCGGGCCTTCGGCGTGTTACACGGCTGAAGCACTGTTGCGGCGCGGTGGGGTCGAGATCGATATGTTCGACCGGTTGCCCACACCTTGGGGTCTGGTACGCGGGGGTGTCGCACCCGATCATCCCAAAACCAAAGGCGTCGCGGACATGTTCGCATCGGAGTTCAGGTCCGCCTCCCTGCAGTTCTTTCTCAATGTCGACGTGGGCAAGCACGTTTCCCTCGCCGATCTGCGCGAGCACCATCACGCCGTGGTGTATGCGGTCGGTGCATCCGGAGACCGGCGTCTCGACATACCCGGGGAGGATCTGCCCGGCAGCCACTCCGCGACGGAGTTCGTAGCCTGGTACAACGGTCACCCCGATTATGCCGACCGGACATTCGATCTGTCGGGGGAGCGCGCGGTAATCGTCGGTAATGGCAACGTCGCCCTCGACGTCGCGCGCATCCTCACCCTCGATCCGGACGAGCTGGCCAAGACTGATATTGCCGACCATGCGCTGCAAGCTTTGCGTAGCAGTAACATTCGAGAGGTCGTCGTACTCGGGCGCCGTGGGCCCATGCAAGCGGCGTACTCGATGCCGGAGTTTTTGGCTCTGGGTTACCTGCCCGGGGTCGATGTCGTCATCGACGACGCCGAGTTGACGCTCGACCCGGTCAGCCAGGCGATATATGACGATCCAGATATCGAGCCATCGCGCAAGCTCGCACTGGACCTGGCTCGCGAGTACGCACACAGCGCCCGCACGACCGGTAACAAACAAATCGTTTTCCGGTACCTTGTGTCACCGCGCCATATTCGCGGCGGCGACCGTGTGGAATCGGTCGAACTCGTCCACAACATTCTCGATGGCGACCTCAATGCGGTGGGCACGGAGTCCACCACGAGTGTGGACACGTCCCTTGTTCTGAGGTCGGTCGGCTACCGCGGCGAGCCTGTCGCCGACGTGCCGTTCGACGAGCAGCGCGGAGTCATTCCCCACGACCGTGGCCGCGTGACCGGAACGGTCGGTGTCTACACCGCGGGGTGGATCAAGCGCGGACCGCGGGGCATCATCGGCACCAATCGAGGAGATGCCGAGGAGACCGTCGCGATGCTGCTCGAAGATTTCGAGGCCGGCATCCTTCCCGCGCCGAAAGCGGATCGCGCCGCGTTGGCAGAGTTGGTGAAGCGGCGAGGGCCGCAGGTGATCGACAAGGAGCGTTGGCGGGAGATCGACGCCGCGGAGAAGGCCGCAGGAAGAATTGCAGGCCGGCCCCGCGTCAAACTTCCTGTCATCGACGTCGCTTCGACGAACGATTGA
- a CDS encoding PadR family transcriptional regulator encodes MGKQMTEMLKGTLEGIVLAILAARPAYGYEITARLREQGFSEIAEGTIYALLVRIEQRGLVDVEKVPSEKGPPRKVYSLNPHGGGYLQEFWKTWTFLAERIDQLHQHIEHPRSEGE; translated from the coding sequence ATGGGCAAGCAGATGACCGAGATGCTCAAGGGCACGCTCGAGGGCATCGTCCTGGCGATCCTGGCCGCGCGGCCGGCGTACGGCTACGAGATCACGGCGCGACTTCGCGAGCAGGGTTTCTCCGAGATCGCCGAGGGCACCATCTACGCCCTGCTGGTCAGGATCGAGCAGCGAGGTCTCGTCGACGTGGAGAAGGTCCCGTCCGAGAAGGGTCCGCCGCGCAAGGTGTACTCGCTCAACCCACACGGTGGCGGGTACCTCCAAGAATTCTGGAAGACGTGGACCTTCCTCGCAGAGCGGATCGACCAGCTCCACCAGCACATCGAGCACCCACGAAGCGAAGGAGAGTAA
- a CDS encoding ABC transporter ATP-binding protein, with the protein MTADQALEPAIRVRGIVKSFKDLQVLRGVDFDVTAGSIFALLGSNGAGKTTLVRILSTLLKADAGTATIHGFDVAAKPGEVRESISLTGQFAAIDEVLTGRENLVLVAKLRHLKNPGAIADDMLARFSLTEAGNRKATTYSGGMRRRLDIAMSLIGNPPIIFLDEPTTGLDPQARIEVWQTVKELARTGTTVLLTTQHLDEAEQLADRIAILHQGIIIQNGTLAELEQLLPPAKVEYIEKQPSLEDVFLALVGDTTVPAGKEAR; encoded by the coding sequence ATGACCGCCGATCAGGCGCTCGAACCGGCGATCCGAGTGCGGGGCATCGTGAAATCGTTCAAGGACTTGCAGGTGTTGCGGGGAGTCGACTTCGACGTGACCGCGGGGAGCATCTTCGCGCTTCTCGGCTCGAACGGTGCGGGCAAGACCACGCTGGTGCGAATCCTGTCAACGCTGTTGAAGGCCGACGCGGGCACCGCCACGATCCACGGCTTCGACGTCGCTGCGAAGCCCGGCGAGGTACGCGAGTCGATCAGTCTGACAGGCCAATTCGCCGCGATCGATGAAGTGCTCACCGGCCGGGAGAACCTCGTGCTGGTCGCCAAGCTGCGCCACCTGAAGAATCCGGGTGCGATCGCCGACGACATGCTCGCCCGCTTCTCGCTCACCGAAGCGGGGAACCGCAAGGCGACGACGTACTCCGGTGGCATGCGACGCCGGCTCGACATCGCAATGAGCCTGATCGGGAACCCGCCGATCATCTTCCTCGACGAACCCACCACTGGGCTGGACCCGCAGGCCCGGATCGAGGTGTGGCAGACGGTCAAGGAACTCGCCAGGACCGGCACGACCGTACTGCTGACCACCCAGCACCTCGACGAGGCCGAGCAGCTCGCCGACCGCATCGCAATTCTCCACCAGGGCATCATCATTCAGAACGGCACCCTCGCCGAGCTCGAGCAGCTCCTTCCGCCCGCCAAGGTCGAGTACATCGAGAAGCAGCCCTCCCTCGAGGACGTCTTCCTCGCCCTCGTCGGTGACACCACCGTCCCAGCAGGAAAGGAAGCCCGATGA
- a CDS encoding DUF1048 domain-containing protein → MAARWIEQITGLFEDKKRWRRYKARKEQLPTSYRTGIDGIERYFMYAGSIVKGDVLIQMLEDLADLIERAAADGTPIRGIVGDDPVEFADTFIQNYSDGRWINKERKRLTDALDKAADEGVNAPETENRP, encoded by the coding sequence ATGGCCGCACGATGGATCGAGCAGATCACAGGTTTGTTCGAGGACAAGAAGCGCTGGCGCCGGTACAAAGCTCGCAAGGAACAGCTTCCCACGAGCTACCGAACCGGGATCGACGGGATCGAACGCTACTTCATGTACGCCGGATCGATCGTCAAGGGCGATGTGCTCATCCAGATGCTCGAGGACCTCGCCGACCTGATCGAGCGCGCCGCCGCCGACGGCACCCCGATCCGCGGCATCGTCGGGGACGACCCAGTCGAATTCGCAGACACTTTCATCCAGAACTACTCGGACGGCCGATGGATCAACAAGGAGCGCAAGCGCCTGACGGACGCCCTCGACAAGGCCGCCGACGAGGGCGTGAACGCGCCGGAAACGGAGAACCGGCCATGA
- a CDS encoding ABC transporter substrate-binding protein: MIRRTRTPKLLAAALATAAMVLLTACGSGGVTTSGGAPDNEGDPVAGGTARILQLAEPRSLDPASLSNTWAHMASLGNALYGTLMINDIKTFDTEFKMASDFSTSDGGATFDLTLRPGLTFTDGTPLDAAAVKFNWDRLKDPQLGSTSIRQAVQVANSEVVDPVKLKVTLAAPNPQFAESLVAGAMNWIASPTALQRGSDSFNEKPAGAGPFKLVSWTRQGAIELEKNPDYWDAPKPYLDRITITTVHDANQRLNAVATGGADLASESTMASIAKADAQGLHYEIVPTGGGQIIAMNHRRAPFDDVRARRAVQLALDTGSLNTTVYNGEGEVPQTLFTEDSPFHADVQLQDSDPEEAQRLFNELAAEGRPVSFTFMAYPTSESKMLAEAVQAQLSGYENVDVQVDVRDISRATAAAASRDFDMTISSSIIQDPDFPLWTAFHSKSPGNWVGINDPELDAALDKGRVSESEAERIEAYDTAQKRIKEVIPGVWYIRAVPAVVYGNNLRGVEMYTLGSPLPEELWVS, from the coding sequence ATGATCCGCCGTACACGTACCCCAAAGCTCCTAGCCGCGGCCCTTGCCACGGCAGCGATGGTACTGCTCACCGCCTGTGGAAGCGGAGGCGTCACCACGAGCGGCGGCGCACCCGACAATGAGGGTGATCCGGTCGCCGGTGGAACTGCGCGCATCCTGCAGCTCGCCGAGCCCCGTTCTCTCGATCCCGCAAGCCTGTCGAACACGTGGGCGCACATGGCATCGCTCGGCAACGCCTTGTACGGGACCTTGATGATCAATGACATCAAAACCTTCGACACCGAGTTCAAGATGGCCTCCGACTTCTCGACATCGGATGGAGGTGCGACATTCGATCTGACGCTGCGGCCGGGGCTGACCTTCACCGACGGCACACCCCTGGATGCGGCGGCGGTCAAATTCAACTGGGACAGGCTGAAAGACCCGCAGTTGGGGTCGACCTCGATCCGTCAGGCGGTGCAGGTGGCGAACTCCGAGGTGGTCGATCCAGTCAAGCTGAAAGTCACCTTGGCCGCGCCGAATCCGCAGTTTGCGGAGTCGCTGGTGGCCGGGGCGATGAACTGGATCGCCTCGCCGACCGCACTGCAGCGAGGGTCGGACTCGTTCAACGAGAAGCCTGCGGGTGCGGGCCCGTTCAAGTTGGTCAGCTGGACTCGACAAGGTGCGATCGAGCTCGAGAAGAACCCCGACTACTGGGACGCGCCGAAGCCGTACCTGGATCGGATCACGATCACTACCGTCCACGATGCGAACCAGCGCCTGAATGCAGTGGCCACCGGCGGTGCCGACCTGGCGTCAGAATCGACCATGGCCAGTATTGCGAAGGCGGACGCACAGGGGCTGCACTACGAGATCGTCCCCACCGGTGGCGGGCAGATCATCGCCATGAACCATCGCCGGGCACCGTTCGACGATGTGCGGGCACGTCGTGCTGTTCAGTTGGCGTTGGACACCGGCAGTCTGAACACCACCGTCTATAACGGCGAAGGGGAGGTTCCCCAGACCTTGTTCACCGAGGATTCACCTTTCCACGCCGACGTACAGCTCCAGGACTCGGATCCGGAGGAAGCTCAAAGACTGTTCAACGAACTGGCGGCAGAGGGCAGGCCGGTCTCGTTCACTTTCATGGCCTATCCCACGAGTGAATCGAAGATGTTGGCCGAGGCAGTTCAGGCGCAGTTGAGCGGATACGAGAACGTCGACGTGCAGGTCGACGTGCGTGATATCTCGCGTGCGACAGCAGCGGCGGCGAGTCGGGACTTCGACATGACGATCTCCTCCTCGATCATCCAGGATCCCGACTTTCCACTGTGGACAGCTTTTCACTCCAAGTCGCCCGGCAACTGGGTCGGAATAAATGATCCCGAGCTCGATGCAGCGCTCGACAAGGGGCGGGTCTCCGAGTCGGAAGCCGAGCGTATCGAGGCGTACGACACCGCGCAGAAACGCATCAAAGAGGTGATCCCTGGGGTCTGGTATATCCGCGCGGTCCCCGCGGTCGTCTACGGAAACAACTTACGGGGAGTCGAGATGTACACGCTGGGTTCACCACTGCCCGAGGAGCTTTGGGTGAGCTGA
- a CDS encoding ABC transporter permease → MTTHVLGDTGVLTGRSLQHILRSPDTIVATAVTPIALMLLFTYVFGGAINTGSDQSYGTYMLPGILLITIASGVAYTAYRLFLDMQGGIFERFQSMPIARSSVLWAHVLTSVAANLVSVTIVTGVALIMGFRTGASVAAWLAVAGILILFTLALTWIAVIAGLSAKTIDGASAFSYPLIFLPFISSAFVPTDSMPGPVAWFAENQPVTYVVNTIRALFAQQPVGTDIWIALGWLVGILVVAYAFATAIYRRKIS, encoded by the coding sequence ATGACCACCCATGTCCTCGGCGACACCGGCGTCCTCACCGGCCGCTCGCTGCAGCACATCCTCCGCAGCCCCGACACGATCGTCGCTACCGCGGTCACCCCGATCGCGCTGATGCTGCTGTTCACCTACGTCTTCGGCGGCGCGATCAACACCGGATCCGACCAGTCGTACGGCACCTACATGCTCCCCGGCATCTTGCTCATCACGATCGCGTCCGGCGTCGCGTACACCGCGTACCGACTGTTCCTCGACATGCAGGGCGGCATATTCGAACGCTTTCAATCCATGCCGATCGCGAGGTCGAGTGTGCTGTGGGCGCATGTGCTCACGTCCGTGGCCGCGAACCTGGTCTCGGTCACGATCGTCACCGGTGTCGCGCTGATCATGGGGTTCCGCACCGGAGCATCCGTGGCCGCCTGGCTCGCGGTCGCGGGCATCCTGATTTTGTTCACCCTCGCGCTGACCTGGATCGCCGTGATTGCCGGACTCTCGGCGAAGACGATCGACGGCGCGAGCGCGTTCAGCTACCCGCTGATCTTCCTGCCGTTCATCAGCTCGGCCTTCGTGCCTACCGACTCGATGCCCGGACCGGTCGCATGGTTCGCCGAGAACCAGCCCGTGACTTACGTCGTGAACACCATCCGAGCACTGTTCGCCCAGCAACCCGTCGGCACTGACATCTGGATCGCTCTCGGGTGGCTGGTCGGCATCCTCGTTGTCGCCTACGCCTTCGCGACCGCCATCTACCGGCGCAAGATCAGCTGA
- a CDS encoding enoyl-CoA hydratase/isomerase family protein encodes MVDLELEQELAVITIDRPHARNAIAPETMDQLEKALDAAAGAKALVIRGAGDRAFVSGGDLKELSKLRTEEQAADMARRMRTVCDQIANFPAPVVAALNGHALGGGAEVAVAADIRVAADDIRIGFNQVALAIMPAWGGAERLAALVGPGKALMLAGSGAVLDAAEAERLGLVDLVLPRASFEDGWRSLALSLANSSAGEIKRVMAGASAAEAVTAFARLWVADEHWQAADRVMSRSR; translated from the coding sequence ATGGTCGACCTCGAGCTGGAACAGGAGTTGGCGGTCATCACCATCGATCGACCACATGCTCGCAACGCCATCGCGCCGGAGACCATGGATCAGTTGGAGAAGGCGCTCGACGCGGCGGCCGGGGCCAAGGCACTGGTGATCAGGGGAGCCGGTGACAGGGCGTTTGTGTCGGGCGGAGATCTCAAAGAGCTGAGCAAGCTGAGAACCGAGGAGCAGGCGGCGGACATGGCGCGCCGGATGCGGACGGTCTGCGACCAGATCGCGAACTTCCCGGCGCCGGTCGTCGCCGCGCTGAACGGCCACGCTCTCGGCGGTGGGGCAGAGGTGGCCGTGGCCGCCGACATCCGGGTAGCCGCCGACGACATCAGAATCGGTTTCAACCAAGTCGCACTGGCGATCATGCCCGCATGGGGTGGCGCCGAGCGGCTCGCCGCGCTCGTCGGCCCGGGCAAGGCCCTCATGCTGGCCGGCTCGGGTGCCGTACTCGACGCGGCAGAAGCCGAACGTCTCGGATTGGTGGACCTGGTCCTGCCCAGGGCGTCCTTCGAGGATGGTTGGCGTTCGCTGGCCCTGTCGCTGGCCAACAGCTCGGCCGGCGAAATCAAGCGTGTCATGGCGGGCGCCTCCGCAGCCGAGGCGGTCACGGCGTTCGCGCGGCTCTGGGTTGCCGACGAACACTGGCAGGCGGCAGACCGAGTGATGAGCCGTAGCAGGTGA